The genomic region tgatacatctcctgttgtcaggcctgcaggtatcaggctgtttttctcctttagctcatagtggacagaaattatttttggagtggcacaaataatttgtgtggcatcaaatttgatgcagaacagctgattgttctgtaaatagtttgaaatgtttatttaaaaaaccgccttggctgcatttttaggtaaacagctgcaaaaacctttgttgtttgcaaaactcagttacttttttgaaaacaactatataattaattgcccaacattggtcattatacactgtattttgcagacagagttacaggactctctcccagaccacagactcatacttataatacaagtcagagctttataaagaaaagaaagttgtATTTTCAAAactggagttcaagttatttttaactAGTGGTGTAACGGATCACGGTTGATCCATAATCCGAACCGATCCCACTCCACGGTTCGACACGCACGTGATATGAAGATtcgaaaaagaaggaaaaaaagtatgtgtatggtGTGGGTGGTCAGTCTGTCAAGCCATAGTTATGATCAGTGCTAGCGGTCcaggtggaggagcagaggagtttgcggcatttaagcagccctttgctgcccaatCCGACCAggctaaagctattacaaaagctactggggtgtttagctgcagacgggaGGTCATATTCCCTCgtgcaaaacaaggggtttaaactatgatgaacatgcttgagccacgctatgaTGTCCCGTTGCGCGTCCACTTCAGTGACAAGATCGTACcgtaattattttaataaaccatgtgtgaccacagtgcacacgtctgctgttgctcacagtggtccaagggaccgctcagggagttagTGTGTTCGtttagacacatgaaaaattagagggaacattgtttTTCTCTGAGTAGATTTTTTCTTAATAGCTTAAATGACAACTTATATATAATTTCACTATTAGGAGTTGATAAAAATGTGGAAGACTTACCATATCATCTTGATCAAATTTGAGGCAGCCTCCCCAGTTGACCCCCCTGAAGTAGGCAGTGGCAAGTTTGACAATATCCAGTTTGAAAGGTTGCTCCACAAACACAATGTAGTTCTCAGTCATGCCAAAGCTGTGGAAGTAGCTTGGAAAAAGTGAGGAGCGAAAAGGGACTGAACAGATCTGCTGCACTTTCCTCAGCGCTgactttttgtgatttttatctgaaaCAGTCAACACAGTGTTGTAAGCTTCACTTTAATTGCTTGTTACTCTGTTCACTTGTCTTCATTTCTTGATTTTAAAAAGGGAGaaccaataatttaaaaatcattaatgaagtaaatgaaagtaaatgaagcaaatgaaaataaagtgaGCTACTGTGACACACACTTTGTAAATGATAGTGTAACAGTTCATATCAACTGTCTTCTTTGAGAGGTCTGATTGTGGTGTCATAAATCAATTAAACCTAAGTTGTAATCAAATGAATACGTGGCTCATGGAGCACACAATGGCAAATAAGTAACTTTACTGCTGTGCGTAGGTTTACTATATTCTCAGAATGATATCTAATTACTGCTAAATAATTTATCTTGAGGATTTAAAGTTTAGGAACAGAAATAAACAGGACAGAATGAATTACTGCAGACACCTGAGGCATCAGCTGGGACTTTGAAGATCATATATTTTGGCTGGCCAAAACCAATAATAGCAGTCCCCATATTGTACGTATTGCCCTCCTCATCGTAGTGTGGATGAGCCGTTGCTAGGTTCAAGGCAATGTGGTTCCTGTAGTTTTTCTGAAATTAATACAGGGCAGTACATTTGAGGAAGGACAAATCTTTCACAGAGATGCTTGTTGCCATTATATCCAACTGTGGTGCTAAACGAAACTCATATAGTTACTCTTTACCTTTGGGTATTCAACAGTGGACCATTTAACGAAAACCTgaacctttttaaaatgttcccaGGCAGAATGTGCAGACTAACTTACCCTGCCGATAGTTTCCAGGGTGTTAGGGTCAATCTGATTTATGTAGTTGACCTCGGAGGAAGCGTAGTAGTCCTGACCATAACGAATTATGTTGATCAAGTTGTTGTCAGTAAAGTCAGAAATGACATTCTGGAGGTGTGTGAATGCCCTGGTGAGAGAGCGTGGAAGGGTTTTTTGGGGCACACAGCTGAAATAATTCAGTATTGGTATACAttcctaaaaaaacaaatatccaaTCAACCAAACGTCTTTAGGTAATGGTTATGCAAGTAAACCTCTTACTAACCCAGAGAATTGCATTTTGCACTTTCATGAACTGATGAATTGAAGCAGatattctgattaaaaaaaataaacatcagaaAAACCTCAAGTGTCTTGGTTAGTCTGTCCCAGTTTACTTAAAGTGGTCTGTACATATCTGAAATCATCAAACCCCAAATGGACCAATAACACAAGACTTGTAAGGTTTGATTCAGATTTCTATtttcatccatccgtccatcagtccatccatccatttagcTCTTGTTGTATGCTAGGTAAACTAACACAGAACTGTGATATCCATCCATGATAAATTGAAGCAGAGACTTTAGATGTACTACACTATTCGGTTCCAGATTTAAAATCTCTTATGTCTACTAAACATAGAAAGCTAGAGTGGACAAAAGCTGAATGGGCTGAACTTGAGCTTTTTAAGTCTGTTCTGGACTGAAACTAGAAAGATCTGAAATCTGAGTATTATATATTCTGTAAGATCATGATCTGGATGGGCTTTACCTGGAGAAGATGTTTTTGCAAGGATCAGGGTAGATCATGGTGCCAAACTCAGAGACAACAATCTTGTTTGCCTTGATGTTCCTCTTATAGGTGTCGCTCTTCAGAAACTTACTTCTGTAAGTCACCTCACCTGAAATAGCAATATCAGAACATTGAACATATTCAGCAGTTACATGGACAACTGACAGTCAACAGTTAAATGATGCTGAAGGTTTATCAAAGTCTGACCATTGCTGAAGGTGAAGCTGTGGATGAGCGACAAGCCGTCAAACCAGTGGTTGTACTCAGAGTTAcctacagagaaaagcccaggCCCGTTCCTCAGCAGGGTGCCCTGCAGCCAGGAAGGGACAGATCCTGCAGGTCAAAGGTTACAAACACCACTGTTAATGGGCTTTAAATCCATTCTTAACACAGAAGCTTTGTGACAGCAATCTAACCAAAAGGTCCATTGTGGAGTTGTGGAACTTTTTTATCTTACTACACATTTGGGGTTTGGATTACTGTGAAGTGATCAAAAGGTTGTAAACTCCTAACTTGAAATTTTAATGGACGTTAGGCTAAGAAAGAACTGTTAACCTGAAGAGCTCAGTAAAAATAAGTGATAGAGGGCCACAATCCTAATTTCAGTGATAACTGAAGCAAAGTCAGATCCACCAGAAGTTAATTTATGCAAAATTAAAGCCCCATGTGTCCTTTAAATATCTCCATAAATCCATGTTTTAAAGATACCACAGTCATGATTCTTATATATAAAATGGGAAAATGGTTCTGGTTAAGGTATTGATATAAAGGAACATTTGTATTGAAGAATTTTCACTGTGAGGTAATTTTGGAGGATAATGAAATGTAACTACTAATAAACTACTCCATGATTATAATCATTAAATGGTCAGCAACTCCAGTGCCACACAAcaggtaaataataataataataataataataataataataataataataataataataaatacagagcTTATGACTTGAGTCATCCATTCAGTCTGACACATGCAAAGCACATACAACAAACATCTACTCAGGATTTCCTCTATATGACCAATAAAAGCTGCAAAGTTTCtaatttaacataaacaaaacataacaacaaATGAACATTATAACTCTGGAGGCAGATGCTAGAAAATACTTTATTCTACAGAGACTTAAACCTACACTTGCAACAAGTGGAGGTTCAAGTCTTCAGAGTTTGGCACTGCTCCCTGTTTGCTATGCATTTATCGGTGTCACATTCTACTTGCTGCAATAGAATATGTTGGTAATGTCAGCAGACAGTCTATTTAAGCCTATTCTAACCTTTTgagctgtgtgttttctttttgtttgttcaggTGGAAACCTTCCAAAAGAGCAAGCTGAATTTATTAATGACTCTTTAAACCAACAGACTCAACATTTTACAAACTCTTTAATGGTTCAAACTCACCTTTCACTTCGGTTTTCACTGGCTCTGGAGTTTCACATCCATTTCTTGAAATAATTGACTGCATGCTTTTCTTCCTGAGCTACAAGCCTCCCAGAGTGCACTGCTCCGATTGAGTCCCACCTCTGattgaaaacacagacagcagctgACTACGTGATACTTGCAGGCTTCAGGAAACATAAGTGCAGCTGATTATGTAAGTAAGCTGGAATGGACTTTACTGGGCTTTTCATAATAAAAGTCTGCCTGTTGGCTTACTTCAAGCACCATTTAGATGTTAATAACTGGGCTTATGTTGTCCACAGCTACATTACATTCATCAAATCAGACAAATCAAAAGaactaaaacataatttttaactatattttacatttttatttaatttgatctATAGGCTctgtcacttttttgtttttacacaaaatTCAATtgaaacaacatattttttttaatttaaaaatccaaacttatttgaatgttttataCTATCACTGCATCTCTAAACTGTCTTATTGccaatttttcttttgcattgtAGCTGGATGAATCTTTAAGCTCAGGTCTGATTGATAATCTGTAAGCCAGTGATAAGAATTCTCATTATCTAAATATGAACTGTAAATTGCTGTGTTGTTCAATAGTTATGTCTAGCTTTATAGctagaaatatatatttcacttttacagtTTACTAAGAGGCATGACTTTGACTAACAGCAAACATTTGGATCTTTTTGGTTTAGAAACAATAATTGTTTACAGTTGATTACAGCATTGGGTGCTAATTAAATCATTGCAGCACTAATCATCATAATCCAGCTGAAACACATTTTGACTTTGTACACTATAAAAAGTCCAACACATCCTGTTTATCACCTCCACCTGCGTGTAATGTAAAGTAACAGATGTAATCTAAATCAGTTTACAACTTTACAAATGCTCTTATCGGGATATTTCTCCAGGTCAGAGTGTGTCCTGGCACTGTGTCCTAGAAATTACTCAACCTAGAATAATACATCATAGTCTAACACCTATTAGAAGCTTTGACTCAGCATTTGATTGTTATATAATGAATGACACGATTTAATCCAATCTACTTAGATtctttatttaccttttttttctcctttacatCTGTTAAATAGCTACTTTGCAGATTAAAATATTCATTCAAAATCAGAACCTCATCTTTTGGTATATAAACATCATTACAGTGATGTAATGTAGAAATGTTTTGCATATAGACCCTACTTTCACAGATGCATCAGCTGTGGACCAATACCTAGATTTGAATAAACAATTTGGCTGAAATTGATGGCAAGTCATCGGTTAGTTGAACCTCAGATTCAGGGGTTCCTGCAGGACCATTGGGTATCTGGCTTGCTGTTGTAAGCTTTGGTCTCTGTACAACTGCAATGAAAGCTTCATCTCCATCGCTTGCTATAAGGCCTATTTGTTCCTGGTAGACAGTGAACAGTCAAGGTATGGAGGGTGTCACATTTTCAGATTCTTATCTTTGCGTTTTGTGGAGGATGTAGGTCTGCTGTCTTCAACAAACAACGACTTCCACTGGGTCGATGTACTGGGATGGTAGCAGCTGACTGTAAAGTTGTTGAGTTacgaatcagcacctccaactCTGAATTCATTGTTTTCAACTGGAAAAGAGTGCAGTGTCTCTTCAAGTTGTGAGTGAGAAGTATCTCAGGTCTGTTCATGAGTGAGAGGAGAGCGCAGTGAGATATTGACAGACTGGTTACTGTACCAGTCTGTTGTGGTAAAGAGACCAAGATACCTCttatgtgatttttattttagcatGTCCAACTGGGAGTAGACCACAGGTAAGACCAAAGACATACTGTagagattacatctctcagAGGGTGGCTGGAGAAAGTCTGAGATAGGCCACCATCCATTTTCTGCCAAAGCAGATGCTGATACTTTGGTCctgcttttttaatttattatttgttgttaGTTATTCAGCCTTTGCATCAGaacaagaaattaaaaataatatttataattacTTACAATGTAAATAGAGAGTAACTTCTCACTCACACACCAATGTCTGACTTTCTTATGGCtacatcaggggtgtccaaactttttttcactgagggccacatacataaaaatataggaGGGGCTGGGCCACTTAATAGAAATTAGGTATATAACCTTAACTTTAGTGTTAGAAAGTTAGAATAATCACTTAAAAGTGGTCAAATGTTATATTgttgaatataattaaagacaaaactgcCTTCACCACAGCTTTCCATAAATGGATCTTTGATTTATTCATAAAAAGCTTTGGTAGCTCATTCTCAGAACAGCAGCCTCAGATTTCTTCTTAGACAGAAGATTTacagaacagagaaaaaacaagggGAAAATTGTCACAGATTTGCAAACCCCAAAAAACGATGAAGCTGTTTGCGGTTTAGGGGTGTGGGCCACTCCAAAACCGCTTTGACCTTTCCAGGATCCGGTCTCAAGTTCCCCTGCTCAATTATGAATCCAAGGAAAGAAACAGTGGTTACATGAAACTCACACTTCTCTGCTTTGACAAAAAGGCGGTTTTGCAACAATCTTTGTAACACCAGTTTGACATGTCTTTCGTGCTCTGACACTGACCTGGAGAAGATGAATAGAAtagcatagaatagaatagcctttattgtcattgtacagagtacaactaaattggagtgccactcccttggtgcaagtttcaataataaatataaatgtaaaatataaaaagtacaaaaaaaaacaatcgtaagtactcaaacaatagtatgtacaatatatacaggatagcagcattaatataatgacagtgacggtatggaataggttcagttgtttttgtgcttatttactacggtgatagctctgggaaagaagctatccctgaatctgtttgtcctggttttatgtgacctgtaccattggcctgacggtaatagttcaaacagttggttgctggggtgagagtggtccttgatgatattgccagctctgctgaggtaccgagagtttgcagtgacctccaggctgggcagagagcagccagtgatcttctgggctgtgttgatgaccctctgcagtactttcctgtctgcagctgagcaccctgcataccatgttgttatgccgtacgttaggatgctctctatggtggctctgtaaaatgtcaccagcagcctctcctccaggttgttcctcctgagcactctcagaaagtggagacgctgctgggcctttttaaccaccgccgtagtatttgcagtccaggagaggtcatcagatatctgcacgcccagaaacctcatggagtgtaccctctccacacagctcccgtgaatgtaaagtggggccgggtctgctctgcccttcctgaagtccaagataagttctttagtttttgtggtgttcagttggaggttgttaactgaacaccactcagtcagtctgttgacctcatctctgtagtccgactcatccccccttgagatgagtccaaccactgtggtgtcatccgcgaactttatgatagtgtttgagagatgggtaggggagcagtcggatgtgtagagcgtaaacaggaggggactcaaaacacatccttgtggagacccggtgctgagtgtgatggtgctggacaggtgggggccgagtctgacagactgtggtctatttgtcaggaagaccttgatccagaggcagatgggggtggagagtcccaggtgagacagtttctggaccaggatctccgggatgatatgattgaatgctgagctgaagtccagaaagagcattctcacatagcttcctcggtgctccaggtgactcagcgcagtgtggagcgctatggtgatagcgtcctcggtggatcgatttgtcctgtaggcaaattggtgggggtccagcgtgggaggcagaccggccctgatgtgctgacagaccagtctctcaaaacacttcatcactacaggcgtaagtgcaacaggcctgtagtcatttgggctgaccacagctgtcttcttggcgatggggatgatggtggaggttttgaggcagggcgggacggtgtttgatgacaaggaaaggttgaagattttagtgaagactccggtcagttcgtcagcacatgctctgagaacctttccatgtattccatcaggacctgccgccttcctgggattcactgaccttagaacacacctcacttgATGCTCCCTGagtgttagtgtgccagtgctgggggcgggtggaagtggtgtggcagctgagggcctggtcgtctcaaagcgggcgaagaaactgtttagatcctcagccagtgaggtatcagtcctagatgttgcctggttattgcttctgtagttggtaatgtgattgatcccctgccacatttttctggggtcgttgtcagcaaagtgatcttcaatcctcctcctataggcagccttagctttcctgatgcctctactcaggtctgccctggccgccctatacgcagccctgtcccctgacttgaaggcagtgttgcggcttTTTAGGAGGGATTGCACTTGGGATGAGTATATCGTCTAGGTAGACGAAAATAAAGTGGTTGAGGAAGTCTCTGAGGACGTCATTCACGAGGGCTTGGAAGACTGCCGGTGCATTTGTTAATCTAAAAGGCATGACAAGATATTCAAAATGTCCCAGATGGGTGTTGAAGGCAGTCTTCCACTCATCCCGTGCCCTAATGCGAACCAAATGGTAAGCACTCCGGAGGTCAAGTTTACTGAACATTTTCATCCCGTGGAGAAGCTCAAACGCCGAGGTCAGCAGGGGCAGCGGGTATTTATTCTTGACAGTGATTGCATTCAAGCCCTGATAGTCAACGCATGGCCGGAGGGACTTGTCCTTCTTGTCCACGAAGAAAAATCCCGATGCCAAGGGAGAGGTCGATGGCCGAATGATTCCTGCAGCCAGTGCGTCAGTAATGTACTCCTCCATGGCTTCTCTTTCTGGCTGTGACAGGCTATAGAGTCGGCTAGTAGGCAACGGAGCTCCTGGTAACAAGTCAATGGCACAATCATAAGGCCGGTGTGGGGGAAGAGAACGGGCGCGATCCTTACTAAACACCTCCGTTAGACACACAGCCCGCCTGCCAATCAATCAGTGGGTTATGCTGCAACAGCCATGGATAGCCCAGAACCAGAGGCGTCAGCGGAgctttgaaaacaaacagactgatTAATTCAGTGTGATTTCCAGACAAACACAGGGTGACTGGTTCAGAAACATGGGTGACATCAGGCAAACGCTGTCCGTTCAGAGATGAGGCTCAAAGAGCATGGGGCAGAGGTTCAATAGTTAGGCCCAGTTTCTTAGCGAGTGATGCATCAATAAAACTCTGTTCGGCCCCTGAGTCTATCAAAGCCTTGAGTGAGTGAGTAGTGGTGTGAGCAGTGAGCTTAGCTGGTAACAAAAGATGAGGGGAATGAGAGATGTTTATTTCGCCCACCAGTAACCCCGTTTCTACTGGCGGGCACGCCCTTTTGCTCGTGCGGGGCAAACGGCGATGAAATGTCCGTGACGGCCGCAGTATAAACACTCACCAGCCATGAAACGGCGCTGCGTTTCCGTTGGTGTAAGCTGGGCACGTCCAATGTGCATCGGCTCCGCCTCGCCGGGGCTCACATCCATCGAGGCCGGCTGTTGTGGTGAAGCAGCACTACCGGCAAAAATCCCAACACTGGGAGCACTCTGGGAAACTGAGTGTCACGTCCCACGGCGCATTCGCAGGCGCTCGTCAACATGAATGCACAGGGACATTAATGAGCTGAGAGATGATGGTAATTCCCTCGTCATGAGCTCATCCTTCAAATCCTCCGCAATATTGTTGAGCAGAACCTCCTttactgcctcttctctccacCCGGTTTCTACAGCGAGAATGCGGAAGTCAACTGAGAAGTCAGCCATAGTGCGTTTACCTTGTTTCAGATTTAGTAGACgctgtgcagcagcagagggCCCGCCATCCCTTTCAAACACGCTTTTGAATTCAGTCAGGAAGTCGAGGTAGGAGATATTCGGCAGGGTTTTCAATAGTGCCTGAGCCCACTGGAGCGCGCGGTCTCGTAACAGCTGAACAAAGAAAGCAATCCAGGCACCGTCGCTGGCATACGTCCTGTTCTGCTGGCGGAAAAATAGGGAGACTTGGGCAAGAAAACCCGAACATTTCTCCAGCTCACCTGTAAACGGCTCGGGGCTTGGCATCGTCCTCCCCGGGGCCTCTAGCCAGGCAGCGGGAGGGTCGGGGGGTGCAGCAGCGGCCTGGGGACTCGGAGATGGACTTACACGCGGAGATGGGTTTACGCTCGGAGAGGGCGAGCTTACCAGGGGTGTGCGCTGGGCGAGAGCCTGTGTAAGGGCGGAGAGCTCTTTATTGATATGGTGGAGCATCTTCTCGTGCCGCTTCCTGAGTGAGGAGAGCCCGTTGAACAGGGTCAGAATCCGCTGAGTCCATAGTGGCTGG from Astatotilapia calliptera chromosome 23, fAstCal1.2, whole genome shotgun sequence harbors:
- the bco1l gene encoding beta,beta-carotene 15,15'-dioxygenase, coding for MQSIISRNGCETPEPVKTEVKGSVPSWLQGTLLRNGPGLFSVGNSEYNHWFDGLSLIHSFTFSNGEVTYRSKFLKSDTYKRNIKANKIVVSEFGTMIYPDPCKNIFSRAFTHLQNVISDFTDNNLINIIRYGQDYYASSEVNYINQIDPNTLETIGRKNYRNHIALNLATAHPHYDEEGNTYNMGTAIIGFGQPKYMIFKVPADASDKNHKKSALRKVQQICSVPFRSSLFPSYFHSFGMTENYIVFVEQPFKLDIVKLATAYFRGVNWGGCLKFDQDDMTFFHIINRKTGKEISTCFHADALVVFHHINAYEDDGHVVFDLISYKDSNLYNMFYLENIKKETSNFIQSHKSFSPPSCQRFVIPLNINKESPRGSNLVTLTDTTAQAILQEDGSIYCQPDTLFIGLELPGINYKFNAKKYRYFYGSRLEWSPHPNKIAKFDIVERKHVEWVQKDCYPSEPVFVASPGAVEEDDGVILSSIVSADPSISPFMLVLDAKTFKEIARASIPTTVHMDLHGLFIPAADSS